DNA sequence from the Leopardus geoffroyi isolate Oge1 chromosome A3, O.geoffroyi_Oge1_pat1.0, whole genome shotgun sequence genome:
CAatagtaaaaaaatgtttaattcatgCTTTCAATTCATCTATCTCATTTCAATTTACATCAGCTACTTTATCTCTAAAGGAAGCAAATGCAGGCTCTACAGCAGTACTTGAAAAACTAATATTATGGTACTTACCACATTAAAGTTGATATGAGAAGACCAACGCCTACACAATCTATGAATACAACCCAAAGGAGAAGCTTTATTGTCTCAAAAAATCCCATGTCCAGAACAAAGCCAAATCCTATGGTGGACACTGAAACAAAGATTTACATAATAAATTCAGGTACTCTGCTAAGTTCTGGGGGATGTGGGGCACAATCCCTGCCCTCCAGATGCCCACATGCGTGGTGGAGGAGACAGTCATGTAAGCAAAACCCCAAAGAcgtgttatatgtatatataactaaCAGAGAAATGCAGACTACCCTGGAACACAGAATGGCTACTGAGGTATCTGAAGTTTACTGTGGAGGCCACCGTCTATGGTTCACCAGAGTGGTCCCAACGTTTAAAACACCactagtgaggggcgcctgggtggcgcagtcggttaagcgtccgacttcagccaggtcacgatctcgcggtccgtgagttcgagccccgcgtcgggctctgggctgatggctcagagcctggagcctgtttccgattctgtgtctccctctctctctgcccctcccccgttcatgctctgtctctctctgtcccaaaaataaataaacgttgaaaaaaaatttttttaaaacaccactAGTGCTGGAAAGGCACTCACATATTTAAGTCCAGGTAAAGGTGAAAAAGATCTTACATGTTTACATCTAACACCCTAAAGGTGGTTAGGACTCTCACACTACCTTATCGGAGAACTTAAAAGTAGTTTCTCAAGTTCACATTGGTATTTTTAGAGCTCTCACTCTGGATTTTGCCTGTGGAATGCAATTTCCAGTCTTGATATTCTTTTTCACAGAAAGTTTGCATTTGGTATCAATTTTTTACCACAGTAGTGGTAAATAAAGACACGGAGTGACTCTGTCCTCTTCCTTTCAAAGTTCAAGGGAACAATTTACTCTGGCATCTGCTTGGGACCGTTAGAACCAGAAAGAATATAACATTCTTTCTTGTGAGATTTTTGAGgcttcagaaaggaagaaatagattcAAATATCCCAAATTCTGACCCACAATATGTTTATAACAAAAGATCCTGCAAATGACAAATTCAATCTAAAACACTCAATTTGTTCTTCAACCCTCTTATAGAGAAACTAACACTTACCACAGAGCCAGATACTTAACAGGACCAAGAAAGCAGGGTCATCTCTGGCCCACTGATCCTTTGTCTGCTTTCGATAATGAAAATTTCTATAAACTCTCTGTGGGGAAGTAAACAGGTAGAGCATCTGCCATGCAGCAAACTCAAAGTCCATCTGCCGAAAACGAAAAAGTCTTCTCAGGTATTTGTAGCGTTTTGCTCCAGCTGTGTGTCTTGCTGCATCCCTGGTATTCAACACTCCATTCCCCTGCACTGGGGAATTCACTGAAGTACTTGGTAACATCTTCctagatggaagaaaaaaaatcttttacgtGTAATTTTAGAACCTATCGGCTACCAACACCCCTCTTCTGAGATATTTAGGAGGGATGGTATCTTACATTTCCATCCCAATCCTTGATAACAGTCAGGGGTCAAAAGCTAATGGAGATGGTTCTGAGGTTTGTATGGGGGCTCAAGAACTCATCACTGCTCTTCAGGCAAGGGCAGCAGCACACCCTTCTGAACCGTCATAGCACTTATAACAGGGTCAGTATGTTTCCCACACTTCACCTCTCTCAATAATCAGGCAGCCCACCCAGGTAACTACTGTtaacaaggagagagggagggaggaggcaggaagaagagaggtAAGGAGACAGAGGGCAccggcagaaggggagagaaaaaaggcacTAGGAGGTAAAATGACCCCCTCATGAGCACAGATATAACTATGGGTGCAAAATCCTGtgcctttttaaaacatatatatatatatatatatacacatatatatatacatatatatatacatatatatatgtatatatatttatgtacatacatacacacacacacacatatatatgtatacatatatacacacactagatatagatgatatatagatatagatatatagatatagatattgatatagatataaatatagagagagaattcccagcaggctctgtgctgtaagcagggagcctggggctcgaacccatgaaccctgagatcacgacccaagcggTAATCAAGAGTGGCCcgccttaaccaactgagccacccaggcgcctccaaaaTCCTGTGCTCTTAACCATCAAGTCTTTAAGGgaagaggttttttgttgttgttgttgtttttaacagcCAATTAGAAACGTTATCgacaaggtaaaaataaatggCCTATTCACACAGGTCCATCAGTGCAAGACCATCAAGCAATTCTCACTAGAAtgtgacataaaaacaaaactcaagtcCACAGTGTTTTACTCCCTGAAATAGTTCAGCAGAGGGAATGGCAGCGGTTGGAATCAGTCCAGAAGCACGGTGAGCGCAGGTCACCGTCCAGCCCCCACGTCCCGGCAGCCCAGTTCCCCGCTCCACTCCCCAAGCCCCCCAGACGCCAGCAGCGCCTCGCGGGGCCCAGGTGTTCACGTCAGCCTGAGGCTGCGGGCAGGGTTgccatatttaacaaataaaaacacaggacgCCCAGTTACATTTGGATCTCAGATACAGGTATAGTTTTTAGCATAAGCATGTCCGAAACATTGTGTCGGACATACACTAAAACGTCGTCCGTGGTTTATGTGAAATTCAAGTGTAATTGGGCGTCCTTAATTGTTTCTGACAACTCTACCGCAGGCCGAGCAGCCGGACCCGGGTATGGCCACTCCAGAGCCGAGGGACATCGGGCCGTGAAGTGCCGGAGGAAAAGACACCTAGCGAGCCCGAGCCGCGCCCCGGCAGAGCGGTCTTCAAGCCTCACCTGGAGCCCCGCTGCGGCCTCCAAGGGGTCCAAGCTAGCCCTCCACCTCCGCCCCGCAGCCCAACCCCgcagcccagcccagcacccGCCGGCGCGACTTCCCTTCCCGCAACGTAGCCGGCGCTGGGGGCCCGACGCGTCACTTGCGCCCACTTCCGCCGCGCCCGCGGCCTCTCGCGCCCCGTAGTTTTCCGGGGGCCAGTCGGAAGTTGTTTCTGCCGGCTTCCGGTTCCTGCCGTCGCGAGTGTCGCTTGCTCCCAACCCGGTCGCAGCCGTTGCGGACGGAAGCGGGTCTCGGCAGCTGGGGCCCCCTCGCAGTCATGCCCCGGTATTACGAGGATAAGCCGGAGGGCGGCGCGTGCGCGGGCGTGAAGGAGGACCTGGGCGCATGTCTGCTGCAGTCGGACTGTGTGCTCCAGGTAGCGCAGCCGGGCGCTCGGGGTGATGAGACGCTGGAACCGGAGAGGCAGGGCCCGGCCAAGGTTTCCCGGTCAGCCTGCGGTGGTGGTCAGGAGACGGGACCCAGAGTTAGAAGTCGTAGGTGTAGATCACAGTTCCAGTTTAATGAACCTGGGCACATCCACTGTCGGAGCTTCAGCTCCCTCCGGTGTTAAATTGGAGATAAGAAAACCACCTCTTTGGATTTTTGTAAAGATAAACGATTTCGGTTCAAGAAACATGTATTAGATGCTGCCTACCACTGCTAGCTTCAGGAGATATAAAGGAGAATGAGATAGGTTTCTTGCGTATTAGGAAATGAGACTCTAAATTAACAGAGAATTACATAAACCTGGTACACTGTATTGACTAGcagtttctcctttctctgttccgTTATGGctgaatatatgttatatttactttctcttggtttgggtttgtttctgaGTTGGAGTTCGATACGTTCTTGGATAGGTTGTAAACGAAGCAGCTCCATTTTTCCACTATTTTGT
Encoded proteins:
- the UNC50 gene encoding protein unc-50 homolog gives rise to the protein MLPSTSVNSPVQGNGVLNTRDAARHTAGAKRYKYLRRLFRFRQMDFEFAAWQMLYLFTSPQRVYRNFHYRKQTKDQWARDDPAFLVLLSIWLCVSTIGFGFVLDMGFFETIKLLLWVVFIDCVGVGLLISTLMWFISNKYLVKRQSRDYDVEWGYAFDVHLNAFYPLLVILHFIQLFFINHVILTDTFIGYLVGNTLWLVAVGYYIYVTFLGYSALPFLKNTVILLYPFAPLILLYGLSLALGWNFTHTLCSFYKYRVK